Part of the Kitasatospora sp. NBC_01266 genome, GGTCGGCCATCGGCGTGTCGCGCTGTGGAGCTTAGGAGACTCGAACTCCTGACATCTGCCTTGCAAAGGCAGCGCTCTACCAACTGAGCTAAAGCCCCGTGACGGTGCACCGGACGCCGTCGGAGAACAGCGTACCGGGTCCGTCGGAAAATCTTGAGCGGGTATCCGACAAGCGCCGCGGGAGGCCCTGGGCGGACCTCCCGTCGTCCGCGCTACGGGTCAGCGGCCGGCCGGGATCGGGTCGGTGGCCTCGGTCCACAGGTCCTGCTCGGCGCGGTCGGCCTGAACCTGACGGTAGACAAAGAAGCCGCCGAGGGCGACCAGGGCGACCAGGAGGAGCTTCTTCACCGCGGGACCTCGTCCTTCTCAGCGTGTGGGCGGGCTCAGCAACCGGGACCCGAATCGGGCGGCCGGGGCTGCGAGTCCTCGGATGTGCACGTATGAACCGGCGGTCGGCTGGCCAAACCGCCCTGCGGCCGATGATACACACCCGTGTCCTGTCCGAGACCGGCCAGCAGCGGCTCAACCGGCGGACTCCGGCAACGGTTTGACGCCGTGCCGCAGGCCTCGGCCCGGCCGCCGCCCGGCCCCGGCCACCCGGCGGCTCAGCCGACCGGCTGCGGGCGCCCGAAGGCGACCGTCGCGTCGTCGTGGCGCTTGCCCCGGAACCGGCCGGGCGGATCGGCCGACTCGGCGGCCCGCACCGCCCGGACGGCCTCGGCCGGCCCCTGCTCGTCCAGCGTGTCGAGCAGCCGCCGCCAGGACCAGCCGTACCGCTCCACCAGCCGCGACACCCCGTCGGTGAGCACTGCGAAGCGGGCCACCCCATCGAGCCGGTGCGCGCCGCTCAGCGCCTGCTCGGCGGCCTCGGGGCGGGTGCTCGCCACCCAGAAGCCGCCCGGCGCGTTGCGCAGCCGGGCCACCGTCGCCAGGTCGTAGGCGGGCAGCCGGTCGACCCGGTCATCGAGCACCACCTCCAGCCGACCGTCCGTCAGTTCGACCAGCACCGGCGAGTCGGCGAGTACCAGGTGCTCCAGCCACGCGCCGCGCCGGCGCAGCAGGGCCACGGTGGCCGAGGGGCTGTCGGGGTGATCGAGGTCACAGCTGTCCACGTGCAGTGCCCGCACCCGCTCGATCGCCGCCGCCAGCACCTGGGGCAGGGTGAGCTCGGGTTCCTCCACCAGCAGTTGCCCCAACCTGGCACCCAGCCGCCGGGTGACCCAGGCCACGTCGTGTCGGCATCCCGTCCGGGGCGCGCTCCTGGTGGCCCCGTCCAGCACCACCACGAAGTCCTCGCCGGCCAGCACGAAGTCCTCGTTCGCCCGCCCACCGGGCGCCGCCACCGACACGTACCCGAGCTGCACCGGCCCGCTCCTCACCGTTGAAGCCGCCATCGCAGCCACCCTCGAAGCCACTGGCGGATCATCACCGTCGGATCAAGCCTGCCGGAAAACAGCAGCGCCCCGGATGGTGAACCATCCGGGGCGCTCTCGCAGGTGGGCCTAACAGGACTTGAACCTGTGGCCTCTTCCTTATCAGGGAAGCGCTCTAACCGTCTGAGCTATAGGCCCTTGCCGCACTGAAAGATTAGCGGACCGATGGCCGATCTCCCAAATCCATATCCCCGACCCCGTTCGGACGCGCGATCGCAACGTGCAGCTCAGGGGACCTGGACCGGTCGGCGCCGGGCTGCCCGGTGCGGATCAGCCACTGCTCGCGGGTGGCCGGCAGGTGGCTGGCGCCGACCGGAGTGGTGCGCACGGCGAGCACCTGGTTGACGCCGATCCGGTTCTCCTCGAAGGCGAGCGCGGAGGCGGCCATGTAGAGCCGCCAGACCCGGGCCCGGCCGCGGCCGACCAGGTGGACCGCCTGCGACCAGCCGGCCTCCAGGTTGGCCACCCACTCCCGCAGGGTCAGCGCGTAGTGCTCGCGCAGGGCCTCGACGTCGCGGACCTCGAAGCCGGCCTCCTCCAGCAGCGCGACCGTGTTGCCCACCGGGGCCAGCTCGCCGTCCGGGAAGACGTAGCGGTTGATGAACGGGCT contains:
- a CDS encoding protein phosphatase 2C domain-containing protein; translated protein: MQLGYVSVAAPGGRANEDFVLAGEDFVVVLDGATRSAPRTGCRHDVAWVTRRLGARLGQLLVEEPELTLPQVLAAAIERVRALHVDSCDLDHPDSPSATVALLRRRGAWLEHLVLADSPVLVELTDGRLEVVLDDRVDRLPAYDLATVARLRNAPGGFWVASTRPEAAEQALSGAHRLDGVARFAVLTDGVSRLVERYGWSWRRLLDTLDEQGPAEAVRAVRAAESADPPGRFRGKRHDDATVAFGRPQPVG
- a CDS encoding DLW-39 family protein, with the protein product MKKLLLVALVALGGFFVYRQVQADRAEQDLWTEATDPIPAGR